In the Acetomicrobium sp. S15 = DSM 107314 genome, GGTGTTTATTCCGGTCAAGGTAACTGCAGCGCCGCCTAGCCCGGCCAGTAACCCGCTAATGATTACAGACCAGTAGCGAACTGTGTAAACACTAGTCCCGACAGTATCCACAGCCTTAGGATGTTCGCCTGTTGCGCGGATTTTTAGTCCCCAGTGGGTGTGAAACAGGATAAAATGTACAACCGGG is a window encoding:
- a CDS encoding ABC transporter permease subunit — protein: PVVHFILFHTHWGLKIRATGEHPKAVDTVGTSVYTVRYWSVIISGLLAGLGGAAVTLTGINTFYDNITAGRGFIAFAAIVFGKWNPVGTALATLLFGLQL